One window from the genome of Pseudalkalibacillus hwajinpoensis encodes:
- a CDS encoding Na/Pi symporter: MSQYIASFIVFISIFLFGMAVLRVGLNTISSSRLQTWLYRAASTPLRGLITGAVITALLQSSSAVMVITISLIAAKLLTFRQSIGIILGTNIGTTITAELMTLNPDQLVIPLLLSGFILLQVRKQLLFSIGTVLFGLGCIFVAMHGLEALAIPLSTLSFIKDVIHNTNSNLMYGIGIGTLLTAVIQSSTATTGITMSFINQDLLTLSSAIAILYGANIGTCITAVIASIGSSTEAKLAAYAHVWINIIGVVIFYPLIGIFGTIASTLTTFPDVQLAHVSILFNVLSSLLFLPVTGLLALSIERIHSRNILI; the protein is encoded by the coding sequence TTGAGTCAATATATTGCATCTTTCATCGTCTTCATTAGTATTTTTCTTTTTGGAATGGCTGTGCTCCGCGTTGGACTAAATACCATCTCCAGTTCCAGGCTACAAACATGGCTTTATCGGGCTGCTTCAACGCCTTTACGCGGACTTATTACCGGCGCTGTTATAACAGCCCTGTTACAAAGCAGCTCTGCTGTTATGGTCATTACAATAAGCTTAATTGCGGCTAAGCTGCTTACCTTTAGACAGTCAATTGGAATTATTCTTGGCACGAATATTGGGACTACCATTACAGCTGAATTAATGACTCTTAATCCTGATCAACTTGTCATACCGCTATTACTGAGCGGCTTTATCTTGCTTCAAGTTAGAAAACAGCTGCTTTTCAGCATTGGAACAGTTCTGTTCGGCTTAGGTTGCATTTTCGTTGCTATGCATGGGCTAGAAGCACTTGCTATACCTTTATCGACTTTATCATTTATTAAAGATGTTATCCATAATACGAATTCAAATCTTATGTATGGTATTGGAATTGGGACATTATTAACTGCAGTCATCCAATCAAGTACAGCAACAACGGGAATTACAATGAGCTTTATTAATCAGGACTTACTTACTCTTTCCTCAGCGATCGCCATCCTTTATGGAGCGAATATCGGCACTTGTATCACAGCGGTCATAGCAAGTATTGGAAGCAGTACAGAAGCTAAACTTGCTGCTTATGCTCACGTTTGGATAAACATTATAGGTGTAGTCATCTTCTATCCGTTAATAGGGATTTTTGGCACGATAGCTTCTACCCTTACTACCTTTCCTGACGTTCAACTTGCTCACGTTTCTATTCTCTTTAACGTCTTGTCTTCTTTACTATTTTTACCTGTAACTGGTTTGTTAGCCCTATCAATTGAAAGAATACACTCAAGAAACATTTTAATATAA
- the rpsU gene encoding 30S ribosomal protein S21 produces MAETRVRKNESIDDALRRFKRTVSKEGTMAEVKKRKHYEKPSVKRKKKSEAARKKRKF; encoded by the coding sequence ATGGCGGAAACTCGCGTGCGTAAGAACGAGTCGATCGATGATGCTCTGCGTCGCTTCAAGAGAACGGTTTCTAAAGAAGGCACTATGGCTGAAGTAAAGAAGCGCAAGCACTATGAAAAGCCAAGTGTAAAGCGTAAAAAGAAATCTGAGGCAGCAAGGAAAAAGCGTAAGTTCTAA
- a CDS encoding GatB/YqeY domain-containing protein, translated as MSLNDRLTADMKVAMKNKEKNKLSVIRMVKSSIQNESIKLGHDLTEEEELTVLTREVKQRKDSLLEFEKAGRSDLVQNLDEELSILSVYLPKQLSEEEVDQIVQKVISETGASSKKDMGMVMGALMPRVKGKADGGLVNRLVQKNLS; from the coding sequence GTGAGTCTAAATGACCGTTTAACAGCAGATATGAAAGTAGCGATGAAGAACAAAGAGAAGAACAAACTATCTGTTATTCGGATGGTGAAATCTTCAATTCAGAATGAATCCATTAAACTGGGTCATGATTTAACTGAAGAGGAAGAACTTACCGTTCTCACTCGCGAAGTCAAGCAACGTAAAGACTCCCTCCTTGAATTTGAAAAAGCTGGCCGAAGTGATCTTGTGCAGAATCTCGATGAAGAGCTGTCGATTTTATCTGTCTACCTGCCGAAACAACTCTCTGAAGAAGAAGTTGACCAGATTGTTCAGAAAGTTATTTCTGAAACTGGCGCGTCTTCAAAGAAAGATATGGGTATGGTAATGGGTGCGCTAATGCCTCGAGTAAAAGGCAAAGCGGACGGCGGACTTGTTAATCGTCTTGTACAAA